A genomic region of Pseudomonas sp. MPC6 contains the following coding sequences:
- the bioF gene encoding 8-amino-7-oxononanoate synthase has translation MSFDLAARLAARRAENLYRQRPLLESPQGPEVVVDGQPLLAFCNNDYLGLANHPQVIEAWRAGASRWGVGGGASHLVIGHSSPHHALEEALADLTGRPRALLFTTGYMANLGAVTALVGQGDTVLEDRLNHASLLDAGLLSGARFNRYLHNDAASLAKRLEKATGNTLVVTDGVFSMDGDIADLPALAREAKAKGAWLMVDDAHGFGPLGANGGGIVEHFGLSQDDVPVLVGTLGKAFGTAGAFVAGSEELIETLIQFARPYIYTTSQPPALACATLKSLELLRSEHWRREHLNTLIRQFRQGAEQIGLELMDSFTPIQPIMIGDAGRAVRLSQMLRERGLMVTAIRPPTVPAGSARLRVTLSAAHSEAQVQLLLNGLADCFQQLRPEPNHA, from the coding sequence ATGTCTTTCGATCTCGCCGCACGCCTTGCTGCCCGTCGTGCCGAAAACCTTTATCGCCAGCGCCCGCTGCTCGAAAGCCCTCAAGGCCCGGAAGTGGTGGTCGATGGGCAGCCGTTGCTGGCGTTCTGTAACAACGATTACCTGGGCCTGGCCAATCACCCGCAAGTGATCGAAGCCTGGCGCGCCGGTGCGAGCCGTTGGGGCGTCGGCGGCGGGGCTTCGCACCTGGTCATTGGCCACAGCAGCCCGCATCACGCGCTGGAAGAAGCGCTGGCCGACCTGACCGGTCGCCCGCGTGCGCTGTTGTTTACCACCGGTTACATGGCCAACCTTGGCGCGGTCACCGCACTGGTGGGGCAGGGCGATACGGTGCTCGAAGACCGCCTCAATCACGCATCGTTGCTGGACGCGGGCCTGCTGTCCGGTGCGCGCTTCAATCGCTATCTGCATAACGACGCGGCGAGTCTGGCCAAACGTCTGGAGAAGGCCACCGGTAACACGCTGGTGGTCACCGACGGCGTGTTCAGCATGGACGGCGACATCGCCGACCTGCCGGCGCTGGCCCGGGAGGCCAAGGCCAAAGGCGCGTGGCTGATGGTCGATGACGCCCACGGCTTTGGTCCGCTAGGCGCCAATGGCGGCGGGATCGTCGAGCATTTCGGCCTGAGCCAGGACGACGTGCCGGTACTGGTCGGCACCCTCGGCAAGGCGTTCGGTACGGCCGGTGCTTTTGTCGCTGGCAGCGAAGAGCTGATCGAGACGCTGATCCAGTTCGCCCGCCCCTACATCTACACCACCAGCCAGCCACCGGCCCTCGCCTGCGCGACGTTGAAAAGCCTGGAACTGCTGCGCAGCGAACACTGGCGACGTGAGCACCTGAACACGCTGATCCGCCAGTTCCGCCAGGGTGCCGAGCAGATTGGCCTGGAACTGATGGACAGCTTCACGCCGATCCAGCCGATCATGATCGGCGATGCCGGGCGTGCGGTTCGACTGTCGCAGATGCTGCGCGAGCGCGGATTGATGGTGACAGCGATTCGTCCGCCAACCGTGCCCGCCGGCAGCGCCCGACTGCGCGTGACCTTGAGCGCTGCCCACAGCGAGGCGCAGGTGCAGCTATTGTTGAATGGATTGGCCGATTGTTTTCAACAACTGCGACCGGAGCCAAACCATGCGTGA
- the bioC gene encoding malonyl-ACP O-methyltransferase BioC — protein sequence MTDLSFPNLPGGLPDKRQVAASFSRAAASYDSVAELQRDVGSQLLNRLPEDFVPGRWLDLGCGTGHFSRALNERFPACHGVALDIAEGMLNHARPLGGATHFIAGDAERLPLQASTCDLIFSSLAVQWCADFAAVLSEAHRVLKPGGMFAFASLCVGTLYELRDSWRQVDGMVHVNRFREFGVYQQLCAGSGLTVAQLETRPHVLHYPDVRSLTHELKALGAHNLNPGRPGGLTGRARILGLVEAYEQFRQAEGLPATYQVVYAVLEKPL from the coding sequence ATGACTGATCTATCCTTTCCCAACCTGCCCGGCGGCTTGCCTGACAAGCGCCAGGTGGCGGCCTCCTTTTCCCGCGCAGCGGCGAGTTATGACAGCGTTGCCGAATTGCAGCGCGATGTCGGCAGCCAGTTGTTGAACCGCTTGCCGGAAGACTTCGTACCCGGTCGCTGGCTGGACCTGGGGTGCGGCACCGGACACTTCAGTCGGGCGTTGAACGAGCGTTTCCCGGCCTGCCACGGCGTGGCGCTGGACATCGCCGAAGGTATGCTCAATCACGCACGGCCACTGGGTGGGGCCACGCATTTCATCGCCGGGGATGCCGAGCGCCTGCCATTGCAGGCTTCGACCTGCGATTTGATCTTCTCCAGCCTGGCGGTGCAGTGGTGCGCAGACTTCGCCGCGGTGCTCAGTGAAGCGCATCGAGTGCTGAAACCTGGCGGAATGTTCGCATTTGCTAGTCTGTGCGTGGGTACGTTGTACGAACTGCGAGACAGTTGGCGTCAGGTGGACGGCATGGTGCACGTCAATCGCTTCCGTGAGTTCGGGGTTTATCAACAGCTTTGCGCGGGCAGCGGGTTGACCGTCGCGCAGCTGGAAACCCGTCCCCATGTGTTGCATTACCCGGATGTGCGCAGCCTGACTCATGAACTCAAGGCGCTGGGTGCGCACAACCTGAACCCCGGTCGGCCGGGCGGTTTGACCGGCAGGGCGCGAATCCTCGGCCTGGTCGAGGCCTATGAGCAGTTTCGCCAGGCCGAAGGTCTGCCGGCGACTTATCAAGTGGTGTACGCCGTTTTGGAGAAACCATTATGA
- the bioB gene encoding biotin synthase BioB, with amino-acid sequence MSASTTATLRHDWSLAEVKALFVQPFNDLLFQAQTVHRAHFDANRVQVSTLLSIKTGACPEDCKYCPQSGHYNTGLEKEKLMEVQKVLEEAARAKAIGSTRFCMGAAWKHPSAKDMPYVLEMVKGVKAMGLETCMTLGRLDQDQTEALAQAGLDYYNHNLDTSPEFYGSIITTRTYSERLQTLAYVRESGMKICSGGILGMGESLDDRANLLIQLANLPEHPESVPINMLVKVAGTPLENADDIDPFDFIRMLAVARILMPLSHVRLSAGREAMNEQMQALAFFAGANSIFYGDKLLTTANPQADKDMQLFSRLGILPEAREEHADEVHQAAIEQALVEQKSSEQFYNAAV; translated from the coding sequence ATGAGCGCCAGCACCACTGCAACCCTGCGTCATGACTGGTCTTTGGCTGAAGTCAAAGCACTCTTCGTTCAGCCATTCAATGACCTGTTGTTCCAGGCGCAGACGGTGCACCGCGCGCATTTCGACGCCAACCGGGTCCAGGTGTCGACGCTGCTGTCGATCAAAACCGGCGCCTGCCCGGAAGATTGCAAATATTGTCCGCAGTCCGGTCACTACAACACCGGCCTGGAAAAAGAAAAACTGATGGAAGTGCAGAAGGTCCTCGAAGAGGCCGCTCGCGCCAAGGCCATCGGCTCGACTCGTTTCTGCATGGGCGCTGCCTGGAAACATCCGTCGGCCAAAGACATGCCGTACGTGCTGGAGATGGTCAAAGGCGTGAAAGCCATGGGCCTGGAAACCTGCATGACCCTCGGTCGCCTGGATCAGGACCAGACCGAAGCGCTGGCCCAGGCTGGCCTCGACTATTACAACCACAACCTCGACACCTCGCCGGAATTCTACGGCAGCATCATCACCACCCGTACGTACAGCGAGCGCCTGCAAACCCTGGCCTATGTGCGTGAGTCGGGGATGAAGATCTGCTCCGGCGGCATCCTCGGCATGGGTGAGTCGCTGGATGACCGCGCCAATCTGCTGATCCAGTTGGCCAACCTGCCGGAGCATCCGGAGTCGGTCCCGATCAACATGCTGGTGAAGGTGGCTGGCACGCCGCTGGAAAACGCCGACGACATCGACCCGTTCGATTTCATCCGCATGCTCGCCGTCGCCCGCATCCTGATGCCGCTGTCTCACGTGCGCCTGTCCGCTGGCCGCGAAGCCATGAACGAACAGATGCAGGCCCTGGCGTTCTTCGCCGGCGCCAACTCGATTTTCTACGGTGACAAACTGCTGACCACCGCGAACCCGCAGGCCGACAAGGACATGCAGCTGTTCTCGCGCCTGGGCATCCTGCCGGAAGCGCGCGAAGAACACGCCGACGAAGTGCATCAGGCGGCGATCGAGCAGGCTTTGGTTGAGCAGAAGAGCAGCGAGCAGTTTTATAACGCGGCTGTTTGA
- a CDS encoding glycine cleavage system protein R, translated as MDHLVLTVIAPDKPGQVERIAQCIAEHGGNWLESRMSRMAGQFAGILRVGVPAEAYDELVDALQALSAHGIRVLIAESGIEQSCTWKPIAMELVGNDRPGIVRDITRLLSEQGVNLEQLVTEVRPAPMSSEPLFHAEAILAVPLTLSLDVLQSRLETLADDLMVELVLRSEP; from the coding sequence ATGGACCACCTCGTACTCACCGTAATCGCTCCGGACAAGCCTGGGCAGGTCGAGCGCATCGCCCAGTGCATCGCCGAGCACGGCGGAAACTGGCTGGAAAGTCGAATGTCGCGCATGGCCGGGCAGTTCGCCGGGATTCTTCGGGTGGGCGTGCCAGCCGAAGCCTACGACGAACTGGTGGACGCCCTGCAGGCATTATCCGCCCATGGCATTCGGGTGCTGATTGCCGAAAGTGGCATCGAGCAATCCTGTACCTGGAAGCCGATTGCGATGGAGCTGGTGGGCAATGATCGGCCGGGGATCGTCCGAGACATTACCCGTTTGCTGAGCGAACAGGGGGTGAACCTCGAGCAGCTGGTGACTGAGGTACGCCCGGCGCCAATGAGCAGCGAGCCGTTGTTTCACGCCGAAGCGATACTTGCGGTGCCGCTGACATTGTCGCTGGATGTATTGCAGTCGCGCCTGGAAACCCTGGCCGACGACCTGATGGTGGAGCTGGTATTGCGCAGTGAGCCTTGA
- the bioD gene encoding dethiobiotin synthase: MSAAYFITGTDTDIGKTTIAAGLLHAARLAGLSTAAGKPVASGCDVTPKGLRNADALALMAQCSVPLTYAQVNPVAFEPAIAPHLAAREAGVVLTVQSLLTPMRELLDLQADFTLIEGAGGWRVPLADQNNLSDLAMALDLPVILVVGVRLGCINHALLTAEAIARDGLQLAGWVANIIDSKTARLEENLATLAERIPAPCLGRVPKLKSVTAEAVAEHLQLDLLD; the protein is encoded by the coding sequence ATGAGTGCAGCCTATTTCATCACTGGCACCGACACCGATATCGGCAAGACCACCATTGCCGCAGGCCTGCTGCATGCCGCGCGATTGGCAGGCTTGAGCACGGCGGCGGGCAAGCCGGTGGCTTCCGGCTGCGACGTCACGCCCAAGGGCTTGCGCAATGCCGACGCGCTGGCGTTGATGGCGCAATGCTCGGTGCCTTTGACCTATGCCCAGGTCAACCCGGTGGCATTCGAACCGGCGATCGCTCCGCATCTGGCGGCGCGGGAGGCTGGCGTGGTATTGACCGTGCAATCACTGTTGACGCCGATGCGCGAGCTTCTCGACCTGCAGGCTGACTTCACCCTGATCGAAGGCGCCGGCGGCTGGCGCGTGCCCCTGGCGGATCAGAACAACCTGTCGGATCTGGCGATGGCGCTGGACCTGCCGGTGATCCTGGTGGTTGGTGTGCGTTTGGGTTGCATCAATCATGCGCTGCTGACCGCAGAGGCCATTGCGCGGGACGGTCTGCAATTGGCGGGTTGGGTGGCCAATATCATCGATTCGAAAACCGCGCGCCTGGAAGAGAACCTGGCAACACTCGCCGAGCGAATCCCGGCGCCATGCCTTGGCCGCGTGCCGAAACTCAAATCGGTGACGGCCGAAGCGGTGGCCGAGCATCTACAGTTGGATCTGCTGGATTGA
- a CDS encoding ComF family protein, with the protein MRCQPRYDGSVYIWLKNVQHCLLCGETSDDATPICTACETELPWLGDQCQTCALPLPAAGMTCGQCLKQPPAFERVAVPWTYSFPVDSLITRFKHSAKWPFGRLLAELLARFLLHRFDEDLDRPDTLVPVPLAAKRLRQRGFNQAAMLARWLGTTLDIPCDERLLLRVQDTSAQQALKAAARKNNLRHAFALAPDAPIKGRHLALVDDVLTTGATAQALARLLMDAGAARVDVYCLARTPKPGDTV; encoded by the coding sequence ATGCGCTGTCAACCACGATACGACGGATCGGTTTACATCTGGTTAAAAAACGTACAGCACTGCTTGCTGTGCGGCGAAACGTCCGATGACGCGACACCCATTTGCACCGCCTGTGAAACTGAGCTCCCCTGGCTCGGCGACCAATGTCAGACCTGCGCCCTGCCCTTGCCCGCCGCCGGCATGACGTGCGGCCAGTGCTTGAAGCAACCGCCGGCGTTCGAACGGGTCGCCGTTCCCTGGACCTACAGCTTTCCGGTCGACAGCCTGATCACCCGTTTCAAGCACAGCGCGAAATGGCCGTTCGGTCGCCTGCTCGCCGAACTGCTCGCCCGATTTCTACTGCATCGGTTCGATGAAGACCTGGATCGACCCGACACGCTGGTTCCGGTACCACTGGCGGCCAAACGCCTGCGCCAACGGGGTTTCAACCAGGCGGCGATGCTTGCCCGCTGGCTCGGCACCACCCTCGACATTCCTTGCGATGAAAGGCTGTTGCTGAGGGTCCAGGACACCAGCGCGCAACAGGCGCTGAAGGCCGCTGCCCGCAAAAACAACCTGCGCCATGCCTTCGCACTTGCCCCGGATGCACCGATCAAGGGTCGGCACCTGGCGCTGGTGGATGACGTGCTGACCACCGGCGCCACGGCCCAGGCACTGGCCCGTCTATTGATGGACGCCGGCGCTGCACGGGTCGATGTCTATTGCCTGGCCCGAACCCCCAAACCCGGCGACACGGTCTGA
- a CDS encoding serine/threonine protein kinase: MAHPFATLTPDLVLDAVESIGFLSDARILALNSYENRVYQVGIEDSEPLIAKFYRPQRWTNEAILEEHQFTFELAECDVPVVAPMIHNGASLHEHNGFRFTLFPRRGGRAPEPGNLDQLYRLGQLLGRLHAVGATKPFEHREALGVKNFGHDSLTTLLEGNFVPKSLLPAYESVARDLLKRVEEVYKATPHQNIRMHGDCHPGNMMCRDEMFHIVDLDDCRMGPAVQDIWMMLAGDRQECLGQLSELMDGYNEFHDFDPRELALIEPLRALRLMHYSAWLARRWDDPAFPHSFPWFGSERYWGDQVLALREQLAALNEEPLKLF, from the coding sequence ATGGCCCACCCGTTTGCAACCCTCACCCCAGACCTCGTGCTCGATGCCGTCGAAAGCATCGGCTTTCTCAGCGACGCGCGCATCCTGGCGCTCAACAGCTACGAAAACCGTGTCTATCAGGTCGGTATCGAAGACTCCGAGCCGCTGATCGCCAAGTTCTACCGTCCGCAACGCTGGACCAACGAGGCGATTCTCGAAGAGCACCAGTTCACCTTCGAACTCGCCGAATGCGACGTGCCCGTGGTCGCGCCGATGATTCACAACGGTGCCAGCCTGCACGAACACAACGGTTTTCGCTTCACCCTGTTCCCCCGCCGTGGCGGCCGCGCGCCGGAGCCAGGCAATCTCGACCAGCTGTATCGCCTCGGCCAACTGCTCGGTCGTTTGCATGCCGTGGGCGCGACCAAGCCGTTCGAACACCGTGAAGCCCTCGGCGTGAAAAACTTCGGTCACGACTCGCTGACGACCTTGCTCGAAGGCAATTTCGTCCCCAAAAGCCTGCTGCCGGCCTACGAGTCCGTGGCCCGCGACCTGCTCAAGCGGGTGGAAGAGGTCTACAAGGCGACACCGCACCAGAACATCCGCATGCACGGCGATTGCCACCCCGGCAACATGATGTGCCGCGACGAGATGTTCCATATCGTCGACCTCGATGACTGTCGAATGGGCCCGGCGGTGCAAGACATCTGGATGATGCTCGCCGGCGATCGCCAGGAATGCCTGGGCCAGTTATCGGAATTGATGGACGGCTACAACGAGTTCCACGACTTCGACCCGCGGGAACTGGCGCTGATCGAACCGCTGCGCGCCCTGCGCCTGATGCACTACAGCGCCTGGCTCGCCCGCCGCTGGGACGACCCGGCGTTCCCCCACAGCTTTCCGTGGTTTGGCAGCGAGCGGTATTGGGGGGATCAGGTGTTGGCGTTGCGCGAGCAGCTTGCTGCGCTCAATGAAGAACCACTAAAGCTTTTCTGA
- a CDS encoding TOBE domain-containing protein — translation MSLPTLLSQHIVRRPQRIALLQHIAEQGSITRAAKSAGLSYKAAWDAIDELNNLAQKPLVERSVGGKGGGGARLSSEGERVLRLYQKLQALQAQVLEAAEDASDLDLLGRLMLRTSARNQLHGKVVAIASQGRNDLIRLELAEGLVIDAQITHDSTLRLELESGIEVVALIKAGWLDLLGPEDDPTPGNNCLTGVIEEILDAEDGPSEVRIGLPNGQTLCALAEPLHLRSRGLAKGKAVRVQFAPSNVLLGTPL, via the coding sequence ATGTCCTTGCCTACGTTGTTGTCCCAGCACATTGTCCGTCGTCCGCAGCGCATTGCCTTGCTGCAACACATTGCCGAACAGGGTTCGATCACCCGTGCCGCAAAAAGCGCAGGCCTGAGTTACAAGGCGGCGTGGGATGCCATCGACGAGCTGAACAACCTCGCGCAGAAACCGCTGGTAGAGCGCAGTGTCGGCGGCAAGGGCGGCGGTGGCGCCAGACTGTCCAGCGAAGGCGAGCGCGTCTTGCGCCTTTATCAAAAGCTGCAAGCGCTGCAGGCTCAGGTGCTGGAAGCTGCCGAAGATGCCAGCGACCTCGACCTGCTCGGTCGATTGATGCTCCGGACCAGCGCGCGCAATCAATTGCACGGCAAGGTCGTGGCGATCGCGAGCCAGGGTCGCAACGACTTGATTCGACTGGAACTGGCCGAAGGCTTGGTCATCGATGCGCAGATCACCCACGACAGCACCCTGCGCCTGGAGCTGGAAAGCGGGATCGAAGTGGTGGCGCTGATCAAGGCCGGCTGGCTTGACCTGCTCGGCCCCGAGGACGATCCAACGCCGGGAAACAATTGCCTGACAGGCGTCATCGAAGAAATCCTCGATGCCGAAGACGGTCCCAGCGAAGTGCGCATCGGCTTGCCCAATGGCCAGACCCTGTGTGCGCTGGCCGAACCGCTGCACTTGCGGAGCCGGGGCCTGGCCAAGGGTAAGGCGGTACGGGTGCAGTTCGCGCCCTCCAACGTTTTGCTCGGTACACCGCTCTGA
- the rarD gene encoding EamA family transporter RarD gives MQAANPRRGYILGLSAYIIWGLFPLYFKAIANVPAVEIIIHRVLWSALFGALLLMVWKHPGWWRELRDNPKRLAILALSGTLIAANWLTYVWAVNNDRMLEASLGYYINPLVNVLLGMLILGERLRRMQWLAVGLAAAGVAQQVWQVGSLPWVSLVLAVTFGFYGLIRKQAPVKALPGLVAETWMLVPIAVAWLLFNPAASSAQAEFWTTSEAWWLVAAGPVTLIPLVCFNAAARHLPYTTLGFLQYLAPTLVLLQAVLLFGEQLSSSTLLAFIFIWAGLAVYSIDAWISLRRRS, from the coding sequence ATGCAAGCCGCCAACCCGCGTCGCGGGTACATTCTGGGCCTGAGTGCCTACATCATCTGGGGATTGTTCCCGCTTTACTTCAAAGCCATCGCCAACGTGCCCGCCGTGGAGATCATCATCCACCGCGTGCTCTGGTCCGCCCTGTTCGGCGCCTTGCTGCTGATGGTCTGGAAACATCCGGGCTGGTGGCGCGAGTTGCGTGACAACCCGAAACGCCTGGCGATCCTGGCCCTGAGCGGCACGCTGATCGCGGCCAACTGGCTGACCTACGTCTGGGCGGTGAACAACGACCGCATGCTCGAAGCCAGCCTCGGTTACTACATCAACCCATTGGTGAATGTCCTGTTGGGCATGCTGATCCTCGGCGAACGGCTGCGACGCATGCAGTGGCTGGCCGTGGGTCTGGCGGCAGCCGGCGTTGCACAGCAGGTGTGGCAAGTCGGCAGCCTGCCGTGGGTGTCGCTGGTGCTGGCGGTGACCTTTGGCTTCTACGGATTGATTCGCAAACAGGCCCCCGTCAAGGCGCTGCCGGGCCTGGTGGCGGAAACCTGGATGCTGGTGCCGATTGCCGTCGCCTGGTTACTGTTCAATCCAGCGGCGAGTAGCGCCCAGGCCGAGTTCTGGACGACCTCCGAAGCCTGGTGGCTGGTGGCTGCCGGGCCGGTGACGTTGATACCCCTGGTATGTTTCAACGCCGCTGCACGGCATTTGCCCTACACGACGCTCGGATTTCTTCAGTACCTGGCGCCGACGCTGGTGCTGTTGCAGGCCGTCCTGTTGTTTGGTGAACAGCTGTCGTCGAGCACACTGCTGGCGTTCATCTTTATCTGGGCCGGCCTGGCGGTTTACAGCATCGATGCGTGGATAAGTCTGCGTCGCCGCAGCTGA
- a CDS encoding PhoX family phosphatase: MSLLEENQSTDLETMVGLSRRGFISAGALCGAAMFLGGNLLSRSVLAASVNAGTGKLLGFDSIPAATSDTISLPPGYKSSVLISWGQPLQKDGPAFDPSGNGTAEQQEVQFGDNNDGMSLFEFPAEKDRALMAINNEYTNYRYLYPHGGMPQSADDVRKALACEGVSVIEVQRKDGQWHFVQGSRYNRRIHGNAPISLSGPAAGHELLKTSAAPQGKNVLGTFQNCANGKTPWGTYLTCEENFTDCFGSSHAEQKFDAAQKRYGVVAASKEINWHQHDERFDLAKNPNELNRHGWVVEIDPFDPQSTPVKRTALGRFKHENAALAETKDGHAVVYMGDDERGEFIYKFVSRDKINHQDPKANRNLLDHGTLYVACFDAGDGNADHPKGQGEWIELTHGKNGIDAGSGFADQAEVLIHARLAASMVKATRMDRPEWIVVSPRDGQVYCTLTNNAKRGEDGQPVGGPNPREKNVYGQILRWRTDRDDHGAKTFSWDLFVVAGNPALHAGTPKGGSSNITPQNMFNSPDGLGFDNAGRLWILTDGDSSNAGDFAGMGNNQMLCADPTTGEIRRFMVGPVGCEVTGISFSPDQKTLFVGIQHPGENGGSTFPEHLPNGKPRSSVMAISREDGGIVGA; encoded by the coding sequence GTGAGCCTATTAGAAGAAAACCAGTCCACCGACCTCGAAACCATGGTCGGCCTCAGCCGTCGTGGCTTTATCAGCGCCGGCGCCCTGTGCGGTGCCGCGATGTTCCTCGGCGGCAACCTGCTGAGCCGTAGCGTGCTCGCTGCCAGTGTCAATGCAGGCACCGGCAAACTGTTGGGTTTTGACAGCATCCCCGCCGCTACCAGCGACACCATCAGCTTGCCGCCTGGCTACAAATCCTCGGTATTGATCAGCTGGGGCCAGCCGTTGCAAAAGGACGGCCCGGCGTTCGACCCGAGCGGCAACGGCACCGCCGAGCAACAGGAAGTCCAGTTCGGCGACAACAACGACGGCATGAGCCTGTTCGAGTTTCCTGCAGAGAAAGACCGGGCGTTGATGGCGATCAACAACGAGTACACCAACTACCGCTACCTCTACCCCCACGGCGGCATGCCGCAATCGGCCGACGATGTGCGCAAGGCACTGGCCTGCGAAGGCGTGTCGGTGATCGAGGTTCAGCGCAAGGACGGCCAGTGGCACTTCGTCCAGGGTTCGCGCTACAACCGGCGCATCCACGGTAACGCGCCGATCAGCCTGAGCGGCCCGGCCGCCGGCCATGAACTGCTGAAAACCAGCGCCGCCCCCCAGGGCAAGAACGTCCTCGGCACCTTCCAGAACTGCGCCAATGGCAAGACGCCCTGGGGCACTTACCTGACTTGCGAAGAGAATTTCACCGATTGCTTCGGCAGCAGCCATGCCGAGCAAAAATTCGATGCCGCGCAGAAACGCTACGGTGTGGTGGCGGCCAGTAAAGAGATCAACTGGCATCAGCACGACGAGCGTTTCGACCTGGCGAAGAACCCGAACGAGCTCAACCGTCATGGCTGGGTGGTGGAAATCGACCCGTTCGATCCGCAGTCGACCCCGGTCAAGCGCACGGCCCTGGGCCGCTTCAAGCATGAAAATGCCGCCCTGGCCGAAACCAAAGACGGTCACGCCGTGGTGTACATGGGCGACGACGAGCGCGGCGAATTCATTTACAAATTCGTCAGCCGCGACAAGATCAACCACCAGGACCCCAAGGCCAACCGCAACCTGCTGGACCATGGCACCCTGTACGTGGCGTGCTTCGACGCAGGCGACGGCAATGCCGATCACCCCAAGGGCCAGGGCGAATGGATCGAGCTGACCCACGGTAAAAACGGCATCGATGCCGGCAGCGGCTTTGCCGATCAGGCCGAAGTGCTGATTCACGCGCGCCTCGCCGCCAGCATGGTGAAAGCCACGCGCATGGACCGCCCGGAATGGATCGTCGTCAGCCCCAGGGATGGCCAGGTCTACTGCACCCTCACCAACAACGCCAAGCGCGGCGAGGACGGCCAACCGGTGGGCGGGCCGAACCCGCGTGAGAAGAACGTCTACGGGCAGATTTTGCGCTGGCGCACCGACCGTGACGATCACGGTGCCAAGACCTTTTCCTGGGACTTGTTCGTGGTGGCCGGCAACCCGGCCCTGCATGCCGGCACGCCGAAGGGCGGCTCGTCCAACATCACGCCACAGAACATGTTCAACAGCCCGGATGGCCTGGGCTTCGACAACGCCGGGCGGCTGTGGATTCTGACGGATGGCGATTCAAGCAATGCGGGTGATTTTGCCGGCATGGGCAACAACCAGATGCTGTGTGCCGACCCGACGACCGGGGAAATTCGGCGCTTCATGGTTGGGCCGGTGGGCTGCGAGGTGACGGGGATCAGCTTTTCGCCGGATCAGAAGACCTTGTTTGTGGGGATCCAGCATCCGGGGGAGAACGGTGGTTCAACATTCCCGGAGCATCTGCCCAATGGCAAGCCGCGGTCTTCGGTGATGGCGATCTCCCGGGAAGATGGCGGGATCGTCGGCGCCTGA
- a CDS encoding alpha/beta fold hydrolase, with protein sequence MRDRLILLPGWGLGISPLEPLAAALQGLDEHLRVEIEPLPELESSDLEEWLDELDSTVPQDAWLGGWSLGGMLATELAARRGDRCCGLLTLASNPCFVAHEQWPSAMPGETFDAFLAGCKAEPRTTLKRFSLLCAQGSADPRGLSRLLLGGAPHTSASVAINGLELLAQLDTRQALQAFRGPQLHLFAGLDGLVPAEAAQALLGLLPDVEIGLIERAGHAFLLEDPHGVAGAIQAFLHEFGDD encoded by the coding sequence ATGCGTGATCGTCTGATTCTGCTGCCCGGCTGGGGCCTGGGGATTTCACCGCTGGAACCATTGGCCGCGGCATTGCAGGGGCTGGATGAACACTTGCGGGTCGAGATCGAGCCGTTGCCGGAACTGGAATCGAGCGATCTTGAAGAATGGCTGGATGAGCTGGATTCGACCGTGCCTCAGGACGCCTGGCTGGGTGGCTGGTCCCTCGGCGGTATGCTCGCCACCGAGTTGGCGGCCCGCCGCGGCGATCGTTGCTGCGGCTTGCTGACCCTGGCGAGCAATCCTTGCTTCGTCGCCCATGAGCAATGGCCGAGTGCGATGCCCGGCGAGACCTTCGACGCGTTTCTGGCCGGCTGCAAGGCAGAACCGCGCACGACCTTGAAACGCTTTTCGCTGCTCTGCGCCCAGGGGTCTGCAGACCCGCGCGGGTTATCGAGACTGTTGCTCGGCGGCGCGCCGCATACCAGTGCATCGGTGGCGATAAACGGTCTGGAACTGCTCGCGCAACTGGATACCCGTCAAGCGCTGCAGGCATTCCGCGGCCCGCAATTGCACCTGTTCGCCGGGCTCGACGGGCTGGTTCCCGCCGAGGCCGCACAAGCCCTGCTGGGGTTGCTGCCGGATGTCGAAATCGGCCTGATTGAACGGGCCGGCCACGCGTTTCTTCTGGAAGACCCCCACGGTGTGGCGGGGGCGATCCAGGCCTTTTTGCATGAGTTCGGCGATGACTGA